TCGACCAGAAGTGCCGGACGCGGTAGCCGTCCTCGACCCCGTCGCAGGGCGAGGCGTCCGGCGCGCCGTTGCCGGCCTGCTTCAGGCCCGCGGCGTCGAAGATCTCGCTCGACCTGGCCCGCACGAGGTCCTTGGCCTCGGCGACCTTCTTCGCCTGCGGCTCGTACGGCAGGTCGGCGGCGGAGTCGTTCATGGTGCTGCATCCCGTCGCGAGGAGGAGGGCGGTGGCGGCGGCCGTCAGGACGCCCGGGCGTCCGGTGCGTGCGCTCACTGGGCGGTCACTTCCTTGTAGCGGCCGGTGACGACCCGGGCCTGGTTGTTCAGGCTCTCGGTGCCGTTGTCCCAGTAGCCGCTGTGCCCCCGGGAGCCGTCCGTCGCCACGATGTGGGCGCCGAAGTCGGGGTTGGTGGGCGTCAGCGTCTTCACCACGCTCTGGCCGTCGCCGTCGATCCACGAGGGCAGGACGTCGATGTCGACCTTCTTGGGCGCGTGGCCCCAGCCGCCGATGTCCGGCACCGGGTCGCTGGTGACGAAGGGGATGTTGAAGCCGCCGTACTTGTCGTCGGTGAGCATGTCGAGCGGGCTGCCGGGCAGCCGCAGTCCCTTGAGGTACGGGTCGCTGTCCGCCTCCGCCGCGTAGACGTGCCCCTTGGGGACGTCCAGGTCGGTGGCGCTGCCCACCTGCATGCCGGGGCTGCCCGCCACGAAGATGTCGTCGGCGTGCAGCGTGCCCTGGCGGGCGGCGGAGCCGATGACCGTGGAGCCGTAGCTGTGGCCGGTGACGGTCAGGTGGGTCGCGTCGCCCTGGTGGGTGGCGCGCAGGCCGTCCACGAAGGCGTTCAGCTTGGGCGCGCCGTCGTTGGCGTAGTGGCTGAAGGGCGCGTCCTTCACGATGTCCTGCGGGGCGTCGTAGCCGAGCCAGGTGATGGTGGAGACGCTCTGCCCGCCGGCGAGGTTGTCGCTGGCCCGCCAGAGGGTCTCCATGCGCTTGATGTCGCCGCCGATGCCCTCCAGGTTGGAGGTGGTGCCGGGCACGTACATCGCGGTGTGGGTGGCGGTGTCCGGATTGCCGTTGGCGACGATCGCGTGCCCGTTGCCCTGGGTGTCGAAGCCGAGGAGGTACGCCTCGGGCAGCGGCCTCTCGCCGGGCTTCTCGGCCCGGCCGGTGCGGTCGAAGCGGTCCTGGATGGCGTTCATGCCCTTCAGGTCGGCCTCCAGCTCCTTCTTCCGGTCGCCGTACTTCTCGTTCCACTCCCGCCACTCGGGGTTCTTGATGACCGCCGGGTAGGAGCCGCTGGGGTTGGGCAGGTACTCCTGCGGCTGCTTCGGGATGGCGTTGAGGTCGAGCTGGGTCTGGGCGCGGGTCTCCGCGAGGACCATCCGGTTGGCGTCGTCGCGGACCGCGGAGGGGATGCCGTCCAGGGCGCCGATGGAGGCCGGGTAGAGCGTCGCGTACTCGTCGCGCTGCTCCTGGGTGAGGCCGTTCCACCAGTCGGCGTTCTCCTTGGGGGACTTGCCGTGGGGGATCTTGTCGTCGTCGGCGTACTTGCCGGCGGCCCCCTGCATCGCCTTGGTGTCCCGGGCGGCGTCGGCGAGGGTCTCGTCGCTGACGGTGAGGCCGGGCTCGGCCTTGAGCTGGCGCAGGGCGGCGGCGTAGCGGCCGTCGATCTCGGTGGCCTCGCGGACCGCGTCGCCGATGCGCTGGGCGATGTCCTCGGCCTTGCCCTTGTTCTCGTCGCCGCTCCCGATCCCCTCGGCCTTGCCCGGGAGGTACGGGAAGGGGGCGCCGTCGTGGGCGGTCTGGTCGCCCTTGAGGACGTACGACTGGGTCGGGTAGCTGACCGAACCGTCGGGCTTGACGGTGAACTTCAGGTTCTCCGCGTCCTCCAGCGCCTGCTTCAACTTCTTCTGCGGGGCGGCGAGTTCCGCCGCGAGCCCGTTGAGCGCGGTGCGGACGAGGCCGCACTCGGTGTGCAGGTACTGGTAGTTGCGGGAGAGCTGCCGGACGTCGCCGCCCGCCTTGTCCGCCGTCTCGCCCTTCTGGGTCTCGTGGATCTTGGCGAACATGTGGTTGTCCACCCGGTCCTTGTCCGCGTTGGCGCGGGAGCTGACCTTGCCCCAGCCGTCGGCGGCGTCGGTGTACTCGCTGAGCTTCACGTCGCGGAGTTGCTGCCAGGTGGGCACGGCGGTCAGCCCTCCTTCTTCGCGCCGGGCCCGCTGCCCTCGGCGGCGACCTTCTTCTGGGTGTCCAGTTCGCGTTCGCCGAAGTCCCGCCCGGCGGCCTTGAGCGCGCCCTCGAGCCGCCCGCACTCGTCGCGGACGTTGGTGAGGCGGGTCTTCCAGGTGCCGAGGATCTCGGTGAGCGCGGCGGTGGAGTCGAAGCCCGCGGTGCCGCCTGCGACGCCCTCGTTCGCGGTGTCGAGGTCGGTGACCGAGCTGCTGGTGGAGGTCTTCAGCTCGCCCGCGGTGTTGCCCGCGCCGTGCCAGGGCCCGACGTCCGCCTTGAGATCGGGACCGCCGCCGCCTCCGCCGTCGGGCGCGGGAAGGCCCGCGAGGCTCATCGCCGCGGGCCGTTCACCGATGAGTTCCTGCCATTTGGCGTTGAGCGCCATCTTTCACCCCCGTGGTGGCCGGATTGCTTCCGCGAACCTAGCAAGAGAGTCCGCACCGTGCGAAGAAGAGTGCGAGGGGCATCCATGCGCCCCCCGGGCGGGCCGCCGGTCGATAGTCTGGGCACATGTACGGCTACGACCAGAATCCGGGTGCCCAGCAGCAGTACGGTCAGCCCCCGCAGCAGCCGCCGATGCACGGCGGCATGCAGGGCGGCGCGCAGGCCGGCATGCAGGGCGGCATGCAGGGCGGCTACGCCCAGCAGCCGCCGCTCTACCCGGAGCCGTCGCCGCCGTCGCTCGCCGACGCCGTGCGCGCGTTCACGACCGGCACGCTCGCGGCCGAGGACTTCCAGCAGATCTTCGCGACCTCGAAGGTCTACTGCCCGCGCGGGGACAACCCGGGCTTCCTCGCGCTGCACAACACCCAGCAGCCGGTGATCCCCATGTTCACCTCGCTGAAGGAGCTGCGGCGGTACGCGGGCAAGGAGTCGAAGTACTTCGTGATCACCGGCGCCGAGGTGATCGACCTGCTGCCGACGGGGTACGGCTTCGTCCTCGACATGGAGGGCGACCACCGGATGGTCTTCGACGCGAAGGCCGTGGAGCAGATGGTCGACTTCGCGATGCGGCGGATGTACGGCTGACGGAGGCTGTACGTGTCGGCCGAGGACCGGCAGGTGTCGGGGACGCCCGGGAGGAATACCTCCCGGGCGTCCCGCGTTCCGGGTGGCGGAAAGTTCAAGCTTCAACTAAAGTAGTCGTACGGACTTCAACTAAAGTGGTTGTACCGAATGGAGGCCCGCCATGCCCGCCGTGACTGTCGAGAACCCGCTCACCCTGCCCCGCGTCGCCGCCCCCGCCGAGGCCGTCGCCCGGCCGGTGCTCGCCGTGACCACCGCACCCTCGGGCTTCGAGGGGGAGGGCTTCCCGGTGCGCCGCGCGTTCGCCGGGATCAACTACCAGTACCTCGACCCGTTCATCATGATGGACCAGATGGGCGAGGTGGAGTACGCGCCGGGAGAGCCCAAGGGCACCCCGTGGCACCCCCACCGCGGCTTCGAGACCGTCACCTACATCATCGACGGGATCTTCGACCACCAGGACTCCAACGGGGGCGGCGGCACCATCACCAACGGCGACACCCAGTGGATGACCGCCGGCTCCGGCCTCCTGCACATCGAGGCCCCGCCGGAGCAGCTGGTCATGAGCGGCGGCCTCTTCCACGGCCTCCAGCTCTGGGTGAACCTGCCCGCCTCCGACAAGATGATGGCCCCCCGCTACCAGGACATCCGCGGCGGCCAGGTCCAGCTCCTCACCTCCCCGGACGGCGGCGCGCTGCTCCGCGTCATCGCCGGCGAGCTCGACGGGCACCAGGGCCCGGGCATCACCCACACCCCCATCACGATGATCCACGCCACCCTGCGCCCCGGCGCCGAGATCAACCTGCCGTGGCGCGAGGACTTCAACGGCCTCGCCTACGTGCTGGCCGGCCGCGGCACCGTCGGCACCGAGCGGCGCCCGGTCCACATGGGCCAGACCGCCGTCTTCGGCAAGGGCGGCGCGCTGACCGTCCGCGCCGACGAGAAGCAGGACGGGAACACCCCCGACCTGGAGGTCGTGCTCCTCGGCGGACAGCCGATCCGTGAGCCGATGGCGCACTACGGCCCGTTCGTCATGAACACCCAGGCCGAACTCCGCCAGGCCTTCGAGGACTTCCAGGCCGGCCGCCTCGGCACCATCCCGGCCGTCCACGGCATGGGCGAGTAACGACGGGACCGGTACGGGCACGGGGGCGCCGCCCCCGTGCCCGTACGGCTCTCCCCGTACGCCTCTCCGGGACGGGGCGACGGCCTCCGTGCCCCGGCGTCCTGACGGGCAGTCACCCGTCCGGCTCCCAGCGCAGGACGACACGCCGGGCGGCGTGGTCCGGTGGACGCGTGTCCACCGATCGCCCGTCGCCGCTGCTTCCCGAGGGTGCCCGCCGCACCGCCGCCTGGTGCGCCGTCGCCCTCCTCGTCGCCGGGGTCGCGGCGGTCTTCATCTGGCTCTGCGTCGTCTTCAAGACGGCCGTGACCCCCGTCCTGCTCGCCCTCCTCGGCACCGCGCTGCTCGGCCCGCTCTACCGTCGGCTGCTGCGGATGAAGGTGCAGAAGTCGCTGGCCGCCGGGCTCACGGTGATCGCCGTGGTCGCGGTCGTCGGCGGCGCCACGTACATCGTCGTCGCCGCCCTCATCGAGACCGGCGACCAGATCGTCACCTCGCTCCGGCAGGCCGCCACCGACATCGCCGAGCACCTCGGCGCGGCCGGCACCTCCCTGGACGACCTGGCCAAGAACGCCAAGAAGCTGCTGGAGCGGTTCGGCGGGACCGCCGCCTCCGGGGTCATCTCCGGGCTCAGCGTGGTCGGCCAGATGCTCGCCACCGCCGTCCTCGCGCTCCTCCTCATCTTCTTCTTCCTGCGCGACTCCGACCGGGCCGCCGACGCGCTGCGCTCGCTCGCCCCCCGCTCCACCGGCGACATGGTGGAGGCCATGGGGCGGCGGGCCTTCGAGGCGGTCGAGGGCTTCATGAGGGGCACCACCTTCGTCGCCTTCGTCGACGCCGTCCTCATCGGGATCGGCCTGCTGGTGCTCAAGGTGCCCGGCGCGGTGGGCCTGGCCGCGCTCGTCTTCGTCACCGCCTACATCCCGTACCTCGGCGCCTTCCTGTCCGGCGCGGTCGCCGTCCTCGTCGCCCTCGCCGACCGCGGCTTCGTCATCGCGCTGTGGGTGCTCGGGGTGGTCCTCGCCGTCCAGGTCCTGGAGGGCAACGTCCTCCAGCCCATGGTCCAGAGCCGGACCGTGCAGATGCACCCGGCGGTGGTCATGCTGGCCATCACCGCCGGGGCCTCCGTCGCCGGCATCCTGGGCATGCTGCTCGCCGTCCCCCTGACGGCCGCGGCCTTCGGGGTGATCGGCGAGCTGCGCAGCCGGTACGGGGCGGCGGACGCCCCCGGCTGATCAGGCCGGCAGGCCGCCCGGCTCGAAGGAGGCGAGCAGCCGCTCGAGAGCCGCCTGGTCGGGCCCGACGAACGGGTCCGCGTCCGGCGCCATCGTGATCGTCTCGATCATCCGGCCGGTCATCCGCACGGCCGGCGGCAGATGCGTGCTCAGCACGATCTCCGGGTTCATCCCGCGCACCAGGTCCACCCACACCCCGTACCGCACCGGGTCCACGATCTGCACCCACGGGCTGTCGACCGTCGCCCACAGCAGCTGCGCGGCCCGCAGCTCCTCCGGCTTGAGGTCGTTGGCGTGCCCGCTCCGCGCGAGCTCCTCGGTGGGCATCGGGGCGCCGAAGCAGTCGGAGCTGAAGCAGATCCGGGTCCTCTCGTCGTAGAAGCCGACGGTGGCCGGGTTGTCGAAGAGCGGCGGCCGGAACGCGGCGAGCACCCGGTCGCCCACGTCCAGGCCCTGGCCCGGGTTGAGGAAGTACACCCGGTCCATCGGCAGCGGCCGCTCGGTGGTCATGATCCCCGCGCCGACGAAGGTGGTCACCACCCGCGCCCGGGGAGCCGCCGCCAGCAGCTCGAAGAGGCCGCCCGTGTGGTCGCGGTCCGGGTGGGTGAGCCAGATCCAGCGCACGTCGGCCGGGTCCATGACGCCGCCGAGCGCGGCGAGGAAGTCCCGGTCCGCGACGGAGAGCCCGGTGTCGACGACCACCGGCTCGCGGGCGGTGAGGACGAAGGCGTTGACGGGGATGTGGCCGATCCCCGGCACGTCGAGGCTGTCCCCGAGGACGGTGACGTCGCTGCCGACCTTGTGCGTTTCCATGGCGGGCTCCCGGGTCCCCCCGGCGGCCGTACGAGACCAGTCTCCTCCCGGGACCGGGCGCCCGCTCGGCGGCCGCCCCGCGAGGACGGAGGGGCCGCCCCCGGGCCCCCGTGGTCAGCCGCCGTCCCCCGGCGGCGGCTCGTGCAGCTCGAACCAGATCGACTTGCCCTCGCCCCGCGGGTCCACGCCCCACGCGTGGGCCAGCATCTCCATCAGCCACAGCCCGCGCCCGCTGGACGCCATCTCGCCCGGGTGCCGCTTGTGCGGCAGTTCGTCGCTCGCGTCGGCCACCTCCACCCGGAGCCGCCGGGAGCCCTCCGCGCACACCACCTCGGCGACCAGCAGCGCGTCGCCGTCGGTGTGCACCAGGACGTTGGTGACCATCTCGGAGACCATCAGGACCGCCGAGTCGACCTGGTCCTCGTCCCGCCAGTCGTGCAGGAGCTGGCGCAGCTGCTCGCGGGCGGCCGCGATCCGCTCCGGCTCCGCCTGGGCGACCGTCATCATCGTGCGGCGCGGGCCCGGCAGCGCCGCCGCGCCCTGCCGGGACAGCAGCAGCACGGCGATGTCGTCCTCGCGGCGGTCGGCGAGCGGGCCCGTGGTGTGGTGCGAGCCGGGCCCGTGGACGGCCTCGACCAGGCGGTCGGCGAGCGCCTCCAGGTCCTCGCCGCCGTCCGCCTCCAGCAGCTTGCGGACCCGCTCCCAGCCGCTGTCCAGGTCGTGCCCGCCGGTCTCCAGGAGGCCGTCGGTGCAGATCATCAGGGTCTCGCCGGGCTCCAGCGTGAGCCGGGTGGTGGGGTAGTCGGTGTCCGGGTCGATGCCGAGCGGCAGACCGCCCGCGGTGGGCCTCAGGAGAACCGTTCCGTCGGTCATCCGCACCGCCGGATCGGGATGCCCGGCCCGCGCGATCTCCACCGTCCCCGACTCCAGGTCGACCTCCAGGTACAGGCAGGTCGCGAAGCGGGGGCCGCCGAACGCCGTGTCGTCGCCGTCCGCGCCGACGGTGCCCTCGTT
The DNA window shown above is from Streptomyces showdoensis and carries:
- a CDS encoding pirin family protein, with translation MPAVTVENPLTLPRVAAPAEAVARPVLAVTTAPSGFEGEGFPVRRAFAGINYQYLDPFIMMDQMGEVEYAPGEPKGTPWHPHRGFETVTYIIDGIFDHQDSNGGGGTITNGDTQWMTAGSGLLHIEAPPEQLVMSGGLFHGLQLWVNLPASDKMMAPRYQDIRGGQVQLLTSPDGGALLRVIAGELDGHQGPGITHTPITMIHATLRPGAEINLPWREDFNGLAYVLAGRGTVGTERRPVHMGQTAVFGKGGALTVRADEKQDGNTPDLEVVLLGGQPIREPMAHYGPFVMNTQAELRQAFEDFQAGRLGTIPAVHGMGE
- a CDS encoding MBL fold metallo-hydrolase: METHKVGSDVTVLGDSLDVPGIGHIPVNAFVLTAREPVVVDTGLSVADRDFLAALGGVMDPADVRWIWLTHPDRDHTGGLFELLAAAPRARVVTTFVGAGIMTTERPLPMDRVYFLNPGQGLDVGDRVLAAFRPPLFDNPATVGFYDERTRICFSSDCFGAPMPTEELARSGHANDLKPEELRAAQLLWATVDSPWVQIVDPVRYGVWVDLVRGMNPEIVLSTHLPPAVRMTGRMIETITMAPDADPFVGPDQAALERLLASFEPGGLPA
- a CDS encoding SseB family protein produces the protein MYGYDQNPGAQQQYGQPPQQPPMHGGMQGGAQAGMQGGMQGGYAQQPPLYPEPSPPSLADAVRAFTTGTLAAEDFQQIFATSKVYCPRGDNPGFLALHNTQQPVIPMFTSLKELRRYAGKESKYFVITGAEVIDLLPTGYGFVLDMEGDHRMVFDAKAVEQMVDFAMRRMYG
- a CDS encoding alpha/beta hydrolase; translated protein: MPTWQQLRDVKLSEYTDAADGWGKVSSRANADKDRVDNHMFAKIHETQKGETADKAGGDVRQLSRNYQYLHTECGLVRTALNGLAAELAAPQKKLKQALEDAENLKFTVKPDGSVSYPTQSYVLKGDQTAHDGAPFPYLPGKAEGIGSGDENKGKAEDIAQRIGDAVREATEIDGRYAAALRQLKAEPGLTVSDETLADAARDTKAMQGAAGKYADDDKIPHGKSPKENADWWNGLTQEQRDEYATLYPASIGALDGIPSAVRDDANRMVLAETRAQTQLDLNAIPKQPQEYLPNPSGSYPAVIKNPEWREWNEKYGDRKKELEADLKGMNAIQDRFDRTGRAEKPGERPLPEAYLLGFDTQGNGHAIVANGNPDTATHTAMYVPGTTSNLEGIGGDIKRMETLWRASDNLAGGQSVSTITWLGYDAPQDIVKDAPFSHYANDGAPKLNAFVDGLRATHQGDATHLTVTGHSYGSTVIGSAARQGTLHADDIFVAGSPGMQVGSATDLDVPKGHVYAAEADSDPYLKGLRLPGSPLDMLTDDKYGGFNIPFVTSDPVPDIGGWGHAPKKVDIDVLPSWIDGDGQSVVKTLTPTNPDFGAHIVATDGSRGHSGYWDNGTESLNNQARVVTGRYKEVTAQ
- a CDS encoding AI-2E family transporter, coding for MSTDRPSPLLPEGARRTAAWCAVALLVAGVAAVFIWLCVVFKTAVTPVLLALLGTALLGPLYRRLLRMKVQKSLAAGLTVIAVVAVVGGATYIVVAALIETGDQIVTSLRQAATDIAEHLGAAGTSLDDLAKNAKKLLERFGGTAASGVISGLSVVGQMLATAVLALLLIFFFLRDSDRAADALRSLAPRSTGDMVEAMGRRAFEAVEGFMRGTTFVAFVDAVLIGIGLLVLKVPGAVGLAALVFVTAYIPYLGAFLSGAVAVLVALADRGFVIALWVLGVVLAVQVLEGNVLQPMVQSRTVQMHPAVVMLAITAGASVAGILGMLLAVPLTAAAFGVIGELRSRYGAADAPG